From a single Pseudomonas serboccidentalis genomic region:
- a CDS encoding UvrD-helicase domain-containing protein: MAQHTPDLPPELRPLAEMPWFKRLAARFFGHGLTRLRAQHRASWLHGQADGFRSGHTAGVEYGFNEGKLEGLEEGRQVLLIRDSRSTEHRPPSVDNHLFDDWRLPLSAELKKRMKADVARLLPEHAQPSTAQWKMIFSDTPSTSVIAGAGAGKSTTLVLRILLLTHYLGFELDSMTVVTFTRESRKDFINKLIELFALWGQALNLKQARELVRTFHSRILPMVRSLPGFERLQAFENLSDRVQGAEEEVDSSPFDLRINDAQRRQLNACYHRLFTEDERFRQLIQPLAKAGLQLKELERDHPDVQKRMAVTELAAKRDEELCDAIEDLWFRAGAWPIKGIEPNRQTFEINGSTFHCHGYIPSLDAWVVLGFDPRENPQICRPNAKLSVRAEWAVKRTLFQAFCRKPLIWIDSYESSKRVLATLAADASAGPGFDYKVKGELVSAPLLDCFVAAAGFIENLGLDVPDAVGRMSFAKDDPDRFFFEALSLFWRALEDHLLDQKPPVMTYNRMFALFSEHSPENLKLLSDELLRPMSHLMIDEFQDVSPQIVSWIRASLVEIRSRGPAMHVGRGAQRSSLLCVGDDWQSIYGWRGSSPSYFMEFNKEFPSPSTTRVMLSDNYRSHQHIIDAAEHIVRAAPAIPGKKAKASGAPKPLRPVNVLERDDQAMGQRLVEHYNRGDSILMLYRKSSDKSLIEQHIQSVVNVDSSLPYEARRLKQLTYHSAKGLQADAVFLLGDCQHLTSSPYKNQVYRMAGLGKAGDSEPYDTAQKDEILRLAYVGITRAVSHCYWYVEPQDTQAVNMPRASDRVAQGKAFFADHRAKVTTA; the protein is encoded by the coding sequence GTGGCGCAACACACTCCCGATCTTCCTCCCGAACTCCGTCCACTGGCCGAGATGCCCTGGTTCAAGCGTCTGGCTGCGCGTTTCTTCGGCCATGGCCTGACACGCTTGCGCGCTCAGCACCGCGCTTCATGGCTACATGGCCAGGCCGATGGTTTTCGCAGCGGCCACACGGCCGGCGTGGAGTACGGCTTCAACGAGGGGAAGCTTGAAGGGCTGGAAGAAGGCCGACAGGTCTTGCTGATTCGAGACAGCCGCAGCACCGAGCATCGTCCGCCGAGCGTCGACAATCATCTGTTCGACGATTGGCGCCTGCCGCTCAGCGCCGAGTTGAAGAAGCGCATGAAGGCTGATGTTGCACGCCTGCTGCCCGAGCACGCCCAGCCGAGTACCGCCCAGTGGAAGATGATCTTCAGTGATACGCCTTCGACCTCGGTGATCGCCGGGGCCGGGGCCGGCAAGTCGACGACACTGGTGCTGCGTATTCTGTTGCTCACGCACTACCTGGGGTTTGAGCTGGATTCGATGACTGTGGTGACCTTCACTCGCGAGTCGCGCAAGGATTTCATCAACAAACTGATCGAGTTGTTCGCGCTCTGGGGCCAGGCATTGAACCTGAAACAGGCGCGGGAATTGGTGCGCACTTTTCACTCGCGCATTCTGCCCATGGTCCGCAGTCTGCCGGGGTTCGAGCGCTTGCAGGCGTTCGAGAACCTCAGCGACCGGGTTCAGGGCGCCGAAGAAGAAGTCGACAGCAGTCCGTTCGATCTGCGGATCAATGACGCCCAGCGCCGACAACTCAACGCCTGTTATCACCGCCTGTTTACCGAAGACGAACGTTTCCGCCAGTTGATTCAACCGTTGGCCAAGGCCGGTTTGCAGCTCAAGGAGCTGGAACGCGATCACCCGGATGTGCAAAAGCGCATGGCGGTGACCGAGTTGGCGGCCAAACGCGATGAAGAACTGTGCGATGCCATCGAAGACTTGTGGTTTCGCGCGGGCGCCTGGCCGATCAAAGGCATTGAGCCGAACCGGCAGACCTTCGAGATCAACGGTTCGACCTTTCATTGCCATGGCTACATTCCCAGCCTGGATGCCTGGGTGGTGCTTGGTTTTGATCCTCGGGAAAATCCGCAGATCTGCCGACCCAATGCCAAGCTCAGCGTGCGCGCTGAGTGGGCTGTAAAGCGCACCCTGTTTCAAGCTTTCTGTCGTAAGCCATTGATTTGGATTGATAGTTACGAGTCATCCAAGCGAGTGCTGGCGACCCTGGCCGCTGATGCCAGCGCCGGTCCCGGGTTCGATTACAAGGTCAAAGGCGAGCTGGTATCGGCGCCGCTGCTGGACTGTTTTGTCGCGGCGGCCGGCTTCATCGAAAACCTCGGGCTGGATGTGCCGGATGCGGTCGGGCGCATGAGTTTTGCCAAGGATGATCCGGACCGGTTCTTCTTTGAGGCGCTGAGCCTGTTCTGGCGCGCCCTGGAAGATCATCTGCTCGATCAGAAACCGCCGGTGATGACCTACAACCGAATGTTCGCGCTGTTCAGCGAGCATTCGCCGGAGAACCTCAAGTTGCTCAGCGATGAGTTGCTGCGGCCCATGTCGCACTTGATGATCGACGAGTTTCAAGACGTGTCGCCGCAGATCGTCTCGTGGATCCGTGCCAGCCTCGTGGAAATCCGCAGTCGTGGCCCGGCCATGCATGTCGGGCGGGGTGCCCAGCGCTCATCGCTGCTGTGTGTGGGTGACGACTGGCAGTCGATCTACGGCTGGCGCGGCAGTTCGCCGAGTTACTTCATGGAGTTCAACAAGGAATTTCCGTCGCCAAGTACCACACGGGTGATGCTCAGCGACAATTACCGCAGCCATCAGCACATCATCGATGCCGCCGAACACATCGTCCGGGCCGCGCCAGCGATCCCGGGCAAAAAGGCCAAGGCCAGCGGCGCACCCAAGCCGCTGCGGCCGGTCAATGTGCTGGAGCGCGATGACCAGGCCATGGGGCAACGCTTGGTCGAGCATTACAATCGCGGTGATTCGATCTTGATGCTTTATCGAAAAAGCAGCGATAAGTCATTGATAGAGCAACATATTCAGTCTGTAGTTAATGTTGATTCTAGCTTGCCGTATGAAGCGCGACGCCTCAAACAGCTCACTTACCACAGTGCCAAGGGCCTGCAGGCGGATGCGGTTTTTCTGCTCGGTGATTGCCAGCACCTGACCAGTTCGCCGTACAAGAATCAGGTGTACCGCATGGCCGGTCTGGGCAAGGCTGGGGACAGCGAGCCCTATGACACGGCGCAAAAGGACGAGATTCTGCGTCTGGCCTACGTCGGCATCACCCGGGCGGTCAGCCATTGTTACTGGTACGTTGAGCCACAGGACACTCAGGCCGTGAACATGCCAAGGGCGTCCGACCGGGTTGCCCAAGGCAAGGCGTTCTTTGCTGATCACCGAGCCAAAGTGACAACTGCGTAA
- a CDS encoding NAD(P)/FAD-dependent oxidoreductase, whose protein sequence is MPAWRTISLWMDQLDEPLIARPALERDLDVDVAIIGAGYTGLWTAYYLKKLAPGLDIAIVEAQTAGFGASGRNGGWLMGNLLGEDRLLAGLSPQQRRASFDLLHSIPDEVEIVLEREGIDCDYRKGGVLYCAARYPEQEASLREYLAKLHAQGLTDNDYRWLSPEQLAQQIRVAKPYGGIYAPHVATIHPAKLVRGLARTVQNMGVKIYENSPVTHWQSGSLRTAKASVRSRWIVPAVEGYSVTLPPLGRYQLPVQSLIVATEPLSAATWNEIGLNRGQAFSEFSRQVTYGQRSADNRLIFGARGGYQFAGKLRHNFDLTRDEVELRRYLFGELFPPLKNVQITHAWGGNLGMSRHFKPHMLCDRANGIALSGGYGGEGVGASNLGGRTLADLILERDTELVHQPWVLPDGGIHALRAWEPEPCRWLGYNAIIKSFVHEDQTLANPATAPWRRKLASQVAGFMEGFMH, encoded by the coding sequence ATGCCGGCGTGGCGCACTATCAGTTTGTGGATGGATCAACTCGATGAGCCGCTGATCGCGCGGCCGGCGCTTGAACGGGATCTGGATGTCGACGTAGCGATCATCGGTGCCGGTTATACCGGGCTGTGGACCGCGTACTATCTGAAAAAACTCGCGCCGGGCCTCGACATTGCCATTGTCGAGGCGCAAACCGCCGGTTTCGGTGCGTCCGGACGCAATGGCGGCTGGCTGATGGGCAACCTGCTGGGCGAGGATCGACTGCTTGCCGGCCTGTCGCCGCAACAGCGCCGCGCTTCGTTTGATCTGCTGCACAGCATCCCGGATGAAGTGGAAATTGTCCTCGAACGTGAGGGTATCGACTGCGATTACCGCAAAGGCGGAGTGCTGTATTGCGCCGCCCGCTACCCGGAGCAGGAAGCCAGCCTGCGCGAATACCTCGCCAAACTGCATGCCCAAGGCCTGACCGACAACGATTACCGCTGGTTGAGCCCGGAGCAGCTGGCGCAACAGATTCGCGTCGCCAAGCCCTATGGCGGTATCTATGCGCCGCACGTCGCGACCATTCACCCGGCGAAGCTGGTGCGTGGCCTGGCGCGCACCGTGCAGAACATGGGCGTGAAGATTTATGAGAACAGCCCGGTCACCCACTGGCAGTCCGGCAGCTTGCGCACCGCCAAGGCCAGCGTGCGCAGTCGCTGGATCGTGCCGGCCGTCGAAGGCTATTCGGTCACATTGCCACCGCTGGGCCGCTATCAGTTGCCGGTGCAAAGCCTGATTGTCGCCACCGAGCCGTTATCTGCAGCGACCTGGAATGAAATCGGCCTCAACCGTGGCCAGGCGTTCAGCGAGTTCAGCCGTCAGGTCACCTATGGCCAGCGCAGTGCTGACAACCGTCTGATTTTCGGTGCTCGCGGCGGTTATCAGTTCGCCGGCAAGCTGCGCCACAACTTCGATCTGACCCGCGATGAAGTCGAACTGCGCCGCTATCTGTTTGGCGAACTGTTCCCGCCGTTGAAAAACGTGCAGATCACCCACGCCTGGGGTGGCAACCTCGGCATGTCCCGGCATTTCAAGCCACACATGCTCTGCGATCGCGCCAATGGCATTGCGCTGTCCGGTGGTTACGGCGGGGAGGGCGTCGGTGCCAGCAACCTCGGCGGTCGCACTCTGGCCGATCTGATTCTGGAGCGCGATACCGAACTGGTACACCAGCCGTGGGTGCTGCCGGATGGCGGGATTCATGCCTTGCGCGCCTGGGAGCCGGAGCCGTGCCGTTGGCTTGGCTACAACGCGATCATCAAAAGCTTCGTCCACGAAGACCAGACCCTCGCCAACCCTGCTACCGCACCGTGGCGGCGCAAGCTCGCCAGTCAGGTGGCGGGCTTCATGGAAGGTTTCATGCACTAA
- a CDS encoding DUF1652 domain-containing protein, with protein sequence MNRGSSKVTFPNACQLMRWHFHPMGFEATMDAPGSMIARLFDRASGETMIAIAGIPCATVMNAADVERIIEAVEDELEAFTPPESFKNYA encoded by the coding sequence ATGAATAGAGGTTCCAGTAAAGTCACCTTTCCCAACGCGTGCCAGCTGATGCGCTGGCACTTTCATCCCATGGGTTTTGAAGCAACGATGGACGCACCGGGCAGCATGATTGCCCGCCTGTTTGATCGTGCCAGCGGTGAAACCATGATCGCCATTGCCGGCATTCCTTGTGCGACGGTGATGAACGCGGCCGATGTCGAGCGCATCATCGAGGCCGTGGAAGACGAACTGGAGGCTTTCACTCCTCCGGAGTCCTTCAAGAATTACGCATAA
- a CDS encoding pirin family protein: MLELRPFNTLGGAHHGWLDAHHHFSFAEYYDPQRMNWGNLRVWNDDVIAAGTGFPQHPHRDMEIITYVREGAITHQDNLGNKGRTEAGDVQVMSAGTGIAHSEYNLEDKETRIFQIWILPTETGAPPSWGAKPFPKGQREGFVTLASGKDGDDQSLRIRANARLVAANLKAGETAEYRLDAGRRAYLVPATGVIEVNGLRAQARDGVAVEQESVLSVTALEDSEIVLVDLA, translated from the coding sequence ATGCTTGAACTCAGACCTTTCAACACGCTGGGCGGCGCTCATCACGGCTGGCTGGATGCCCATCACCACTTTTCGTTCGCCGAGTACTACGACCCGCAACGGATGAACTGGGGCAACCTGCGTGTGTGGAACGATGACGTGATTGCTGCCGGCACCGGTTTCCCGCAGCACCCGCACCGTGACATGGAAATCATCACTTACGTGCGTGAAGGTGCGATTACCCACCAGGACAATCTTGGCAACAAGGGCCGCACTGAAGCAGGCGACGTACAGGTCATGAGTGCCGGTACCGGCATTGCGCACAGCGAATACAACCTGGAAGACAAAGAAACGCGGATTTTCCAGATCTGGATTCTGCCGACCGAAACCGGCGCACCGCCTTCTTGGGGCGCCAAACCGTTCCCCAAAGGTCAGCGCGAAGGTTTCGTGACGCTGGCCAGCGGCAAGGATGGCGATGACCAGAGCCTGCGCATTCGCGCCAATGCACGGTTGGTGGCGGCGAACCTCAAGGCGGGTGAAACCGCAGAATATCGTCTGGATGCTGGGCGCCGGGCCTATCTGGTGCCTGCCACCGGGGTGATTGAAGTCAATGGCTTGCGTGCACAAGCTCGAGACGGGGTTGCCGTCGAACAAGAGTCAGTGCTGAGCGTGACTGCACTCGAAGACAGCGAAATCGTGCTGGTGGATCTGGCTTGA
- a CDS encoding helix-turn-helix domain-containing protein, which yields MHADDDGPEQTPATAATVLRYHLSWKHRDLDSVMALYHPDVQYNDFFQNRVLGLDELREYVRVSMPRESDEALEHCDRIRVDGSTAFIQYEVTLRGGDGLVSFHSSEAITVKDGLIWRVNEYASLVRAQTQGAAAPSQRPAASRLGLSPRQLSFMAEDLQQYFERQQPYLDPELDLQRVAKECGYSRNQISYLLNQVLGQSFYRYVNQARLQHLLKSLDHATPPLRIDELAFAAGFNSLSAFYSCFRQHTGQSPKAYAKQISLRARAQDSD from the coding sequence ATGCACGCCGACGATGACGGCCCAGAACAGACCCCGGCCACGGCCGCCACGGTCTTGCGCTATCACCTGAGCTGGAAACACCGCGATCTGGACAGCGTCATGGCGTTGTATCACCCGGACGTCCAGTACAACGATTTCTTCCAGAACCGGGTGCTCGGCCTCGACGAGTTGCGCGAGTACGTGCGTGTCAGCATGCCGCGAGAATCCGACGAAGCGCTCGAGCATTGCGACCGGATCCGCGTGGATGGCAGCACGGCGTTCATTCAGTACGAAGTGACTCTGCGCGGTGGTGACGGGCTGGTGTCGTTCCATTCCAGCGAAGCGATCACGGTCAAGGACGGCTTGATCTGGCGAGTCAATGAATACGCCTCGCTGGTTCGCGCACAGACTCAAGGCGCCGCTGCGCCCAGTCAGCGTCCGGCGGCCAGTCGCCTGGGCTTGTCGCCGCGCCAGTTGAGTTTCATGGCCGAAGACCTGCAGCAATACTTCGAACGGCAGCAGCCGTACCTCGACCCGGAGCTGGACCTGCAACGGGTGGCGAAGGAGTGTGGCTACAGCCGCAATCAGATTTCCTATCTGCTCAACCAGGTGCTGGGGCAGAGCTTCTACCGCTACGTCAACCAGGCGCGCCTGCAACATTTGCTCAAGTCGCTGGACCACGCCACGCCACCGCTGCGCATCGACGAACTGGCATTTGCCGCCGGCTTCAACTCGCTGTCGGCGTTCTACAGCTGTTTCCGCCAGCATACCGGCCAGTCGCCGAAGGCCTACGCCAAACAAATTTCTTTGCGGGCACGCGCGCAAGACAGTGATTGA